In the genome of Apostichopus japonicus isolate 1M-3 chromosome 15, ASM3797524v1, whole genome shotgun sequence, one region contains:
- the LOC139981257 gene encoding uncharacterized protein has product MKLFLLCMLVATASALAPILRTQDSVPDRYIVKLKDGADLNAVLQHVQLTAAFDSRVKVTHTFEKVFRGFSARLTDTLLATLRNIDAVEYVEEDNIMKIAQLDSWGLDRVDQLSLPLDNTYAPIGDGAGVHVYVLDTGINEPHVDFQGRGVNAYDAISGGDGVDCNGHGTHCCGTIAGGAFGVAKAVTVYGVRVLDCGGSGYTSDIVAACDWVIANGNRPAVGSMSLGGSASAAMDAGVQGMIDNGIQVAVAAGNEDTNACNKSPARTLDAITVGATDSDDVRAYFSNYGTCVDIFAPGVDITSAWIGSTTADNTISGTSMATPHVAGAAAILLEKNPALTPAELKGNLQIKSIADVVTDAQPGSPNLLLYVGEGSGGGSIPPPPPTSTPCGAQISVNGTLLTSPNYPNQYDNNEQCQYNVDAPSTDLAVGIFFNYFDVEDSSTCGYDVLTIYDGASSADPLIINLCGSALPNPVYSTGQSMYLEFSSDNIIKKTGFSANVYFYDADLVPTNPPAPIVTVAPTTPAPPPATSAPCSSGSITTSGSEVTSPGYPNAYGNGVSCFTDVIASAGQAVLLSFTDFELESSTTCSFDKLAVYDGSSSSSPLIIELCGSDMPSPIYSSGPLMYMEFTTDISVSYTGYNGTVTFIDESEVPTAPPPPTSGCGSVQSEPSGNLTTPGYPSQYSESLDCTVQVHSDDPAKTVTLTFNDLNVEYQATCNYDYVAVYDGPDDTATELGKFCGDTAPAPVSSTGPDMFVRFFSDGSVSDIGVHSSYVIN; this is encoded by the exons ATGAAACTGTTTTTGCTGTGTATGCTTGTCGCAACAGCGAGCGCTCTTGCCCCAATTCTCAGAACTCAAGACTCAGTACCCGATCGCTACATCGTGAAGCTGAAG GATGGTGCTGACTTGAATGCTGTTCTGCAGCATGTCCAGTTGACCGCTGCCTTTGACAGCAGGGTAAAGGTCACTCACACCTTCGAAAAAGTTTTCCGAGGATTTTCGGCCAGATTGACCGACACTCTGTTGGCAACG CTTCGTAACATTGATGCCGTCGAGTACGTGGAGGAGGATAACATCATGAAGATTGCACAGTTAGACTCCTGGGGATTGGATCGTGTCGACCAGTTGTCACTTCCTTTAGATAACACATATGCGCCTATCG GTGACGGAGCTGGTGTTCATGTGTATGTTCTAGATACTGGTATCAATGAGCCCCACGTGGATTTTCAAGGTCGAGGGGTAAACGCTTATGATGCCATTTCAGGAGGCGAT GGCGTAGATTGCAATGGTCACGGTACCCACTGCTGCGGTACAATTGCAGGAGGGGCCTTCGGAGTAGCCAAAGCAGTAACCGTGTATGGAGTTCGTGTACTCGATTGTGGGGGCTCAGGATATACATCAGACATCGTAGCAG CATGTGATTGGGTCATTGCGAACGGAAACAGACCAGCGGTTGGATCCATGTCTCTCGGGGGTAGTGCATCTGCTGCCATGGATGCTGGTGTACAAGGAATGATTGATAATGGAATTCAGGTAGCTGTTGCTGCTGGAAACGAAGACACCAATGCGTGCAATAAGTCACCAGCTCGCACCCTCGAT GCTATCACAGTTGGTGCTACAGATAGTGATGACGTCAGAGCCTATTTCTCTAACTATGGTACTTGCGTTGACATCTTTGCTCCAGGAGTTGATATCACGAGTGCTTGGATCGGTAGTACAACCGCAGATAACACAATAAGTGGAACTAGTATGGCTACTCCTCACGTTGCTG GTGCTGCCGCTATTTTGCTTGAAAAAAATCCCGCTCTTACCCCAGCTGAGCTAAAGGGCAACCTTCAAATCAAATCCATCGCAGATGTGGTGACAGATGCCCAGCCAGGCTCCCCTAATCTTCTCCTCTATGTTGGTGAAGGTTCAGGAGGTGGAAGCatcccaccaccaccacccacaTCAACTC CTTGCGGAGCTCAAATTAGTGTTAATGGCACTTTGTTGACGTCACCCAACTATCCCAATCAATATGACAACAACGAGCAATGCCAATACAACGTTGATGCTCCAAGTACTGACCTAGCAGTTGGCATTTTCTTTAACTACTTTGACGTGGAAGACTCAAGTACTTGTGGTTATGATGTTCTTACG ATTTATGACGGTGCATCTTCTGCTGATCCTCTTATCATCAACCTTTGTGGTAGCGCCCTCCCCAACCCTGTATACAGTACAGGCCAGAGCATGTACCTGGAATTTTCATCGGATAACATTATCAAGAAGACCGGATTTTCGGCCAATGTGTATTTCTATGACGCAGATTTAGTACCTACCAACCCTCCAGCGCCAATTGTCACAG TTGCGCCAACGACACCTGCCCCACCCCCCGCAACCTCTGCTCCTTGCAGCAGTGGTTCGATCACTACCAGTGGTTCCGAAGTCACCTCACCGGGTTACCCTAACGCCTATGGCAATGGTGTAAGCTGCTTCACCGATGTTATTGCATCCGCAGGACAGGCAGTTTTGCTGAGCTTCACTGATTTCGAGCTTGAGAGTTCGACAACATGTAGCTTTGACAAATTGGCG GTTTACGATGGAAGTTCTTCTTCTAGTCCCCTTATTATTGAGCTATGTGGTTCTGACATGCCAAGTCCGATTTACAGCAGTGGACCGTTGATGTACATGGAATTCACTACAGACATTTCTGTATCCTATACAGGATATAACGGCACAGTTACCTTTATTGATGAATCAGAGGTTCCCACCGCTCCTCCACCAC CTACCAGTGGTTGTGGCTCTGTACAGAGTGAACCGTCTGGTAACCTCACCACACCAGGATACCCCTCACAGTACTCAGAGTCCCTTGACTGTACCGTACAGGTACACAGTGACGACCCGGCAAAGACCGTAACGCTTACGTTCAATGACTTGAACGTGGAATATCAAGCAACTTGTAACTATGACTACGTTGCT gTGTACGATGGACCGGATGATACTGCTACAGAGCTTGGCAAGTTTTGTGGAGATACTGCCCCAGCCCCTGTTTCATCAACAGGACCAGATATGTTTGTGAGATTCTTCTCAGATGGCTCTGTAAGCGATATTGGTGTCCACTCATCATACGTGATTAATTAA
- the LOC139981270 gene encoding retinol dehydrogenase 12-like isoform X1, producing the protein MLVNFEMASIKVIVICLVCNYSNHLLTIFATLSFIFLYKFAVIGVIIAHTDIVACGCLVSIVPSYFICRWYAFQFRGGNFKCTSKTSLIGKTVIITGGNSGIGKGAAIHLARRGARVILACRNAQKAQEAITEITSCTGNQNIVFRKLDLLSFKSVREFADRILQEEERLDVLINNAGIPDTNTHDEDRTPFPSEDGYSQSFQVNHFSHFLLTNLLLDLLKKSSPSRVVNVTSRLNTAPTKLDFTVGDGNVRYPKLTHYTKGKLANVLFTKEFAKRMEGTGVTSYSVDPGIIFSNIWEKQITKWKVHAMSLIFWLLFCDELSGSENTVYCAVEEGLQSGLVYFDCRPSRHVNPLIKNDELREKLWNVSLEVTDLK; encoded by the exons ATGTTGGTAAATTTCGAGATGGCGTCTATCAAAGTGATTGTAATTTGCTTGGTGTGTAATTATTCAAATCATCTTCTGACCATTTTCGCGACCCTGAGTTTCATTTTCCTCTACAAGTTTGCAGTCATTGGCGTAATAATCGCTCACACAGATATCGTTGCCTGCGGTTGCCTGGTTTCAATCGTACCGAGTTATTTTATATGCAGGTGGTACGCATTTCAATTTCGCGGCGGCAATTTTAAATGTACGAGCAAAACATCTCTGATTGGAAAGACGGTTATTATCACAG GTGGTAATTCTGGAATTGGCAAGGGAGCTGCTATACACTTGGCTAGAAGAGGCGCCAGAGTCATTTTAGCTTGTAGAAATGCACAAAAAGCACAGGAGGCCATCACCGAAATTACGTCGTGTACTGGTAACCAAAATATCGTCTTCAGAAAGCTAGATTTACTAAGCTTTAAAAGCGTACGAGAGTTTGCTGACCGGATTCTCCAGGAGGAGGAGAGACTAGATGTCCTAATTAACAACGCAGGAATACCTGATACTAATA CTCATGATGAAGATAGGACCCCATTCCCTTCTGAAGACGGATATTCTCAGTCGTTCCAAGTCAATCACTTCAGCCACTTTCTACTGACAAATCTTCTTCTTGACCTCCTCAAGAAGAGCAGTCCAAGTCGTGTTGTCAACGTAACTTCAAGATTGAATACCGCTCCGACTAAGTTAGATTTTACAGTTGGCGATggaaatgtgcgatacccaaaGCTGACGCATTATACCAAAGGAAAATTGGCAAATGTATTGTTTACGAAAGAATTTGCTAAAAGAATGGAAGGTACCGGAGTGACGTCATACTCAGTGGATCCAGGAATAATCTTTTCCAACATTTGGGAGAAACAAATTACAAAATGGAAGGTCCACGCCATGTCTTTGATTTTCTG GCTTTTATTTTGTGACGAGCTTTCTGGGTCAGAGAATACTGTGTATTGTGCTGTGGAAGAAGGTCTCCAGTCGGGACTGGTGTATTTTGATTGTCGCCCAAGCAGACATGTCAATCCTCTTATTAAAAATGACGAACTTCGAGAAAAATTATGGAATGTCAGTTTAGAAGTTACTGACTTGAAGTAA
- the LOC139981270 gene encoding retinol dehydrogenase 12-like isoform X2 gives MDSLTVGIITAIWKYSNLFFSILLPLIFWLLYKFSFFGYLLVYRYVIACSCLIAIIPCYFLWRWYIYYIRGGNHKSTSSKSMKGKTVIITGGNSGIGKGAAIHLARRGARVILACRNAQKAQEAITEITSCTGNQNIVFRKLDLLSFKSVREFADRILQEEERLDVLINNAGIPDTNTHDEDRTPFPSEDGYSQSFQVNHFSHFLLTNLLLDLLKKSSPSRVVNVTSRLNTAPTKLDFTVGDGNVRYPKLTHYTKGKLANVLFTKEFAKRMEGTGVTSYSVDPGIIFSNIWEKQITKWKVHAMSLIFWLLFCDELSGSENTVYCAVEEGLQSGLVYFDCRPSRHVNPLIKNDELREKLWNVSLEVTDLK, from the exons ATGGATTCACTCACAGTTGGTATAATCACTGCGATTTGGAAATATTCGAATCTATTTTTTAGCATTCTTCTACCGCTCATATTTTGGTTGTTatacaaattttcatttttcggTTACCTTCTGGTTTACCGTTACGTGATTGCCTGTTCTTGCCTGATCGCAATCATTCCGTGTTACTTCCTATGGCGGtggtatatttattatattagaGGTGGTAATCATAAAAGCACGAGCAGTAAATCGATGAAAGGGAAAACAGTCATTATCACAG GTGGTAATTCTGGAATTGGCAAGGGAGCTGCTATACACTTGGCTAGAAGAGGCGCCAGAGTCATTTTAGCTTGTAGAAATGCACAAAAAGCACAGGAGGCCATCACCGAAATTACGTCGTGTACTGGTAACCAAAATATCGTCTTCAGAAAGCTAGATTTACTAAGCTTTAAAAGCGTACGAGAGTTTGCTGACCGGATTCTCCAGGAGGAGGAGAGACTAGATGTCCTAATTAACAACGCAGGAATACCTGATACTAATA CTCATGATGAAGATAGGACCCCATTCCCTTCTGAAGACGGATATTCTCAGTCGTTCCAAGTCAATCACTTCAGCCACTTTCTACTGACAAATCTTCTTCTTGACCTCCTCAAGAAGAGCAGTCCAAGTCGTGTTGTCAACGTAACTTCAAGATTGAATACCGCTCCGACTAAGTTAGATTTTACAGTTGGCGATggaaatgtgcgatacccaaaGCTGACGCATTATACCAAAGGAAAATTGGCAAATGTATTGTTTACGAAAGAATTTGCTAAAAGAATGGAAGGTACCGGAGTGACGTCATACTCAGTGGATCCAGGAATAATCTTTTCCAACATTTGGGAGAAACAAATTACAAAATGGAAGGTCCACGCCATGTCTTTGATTTTCTG GCTTTTATTTTGTGACGAGCTTTCTGGGTCAGAGAATACTGTGTATTGTGCTGTGGAAGAAGGTCTCCAGTCGGGACTGGTGTATTTTGATTGTCGCCCAAGCAGACATGTCAATCCTCTTATTAAAAATGACGAACTTCGAGAAAAATTATGGAATGTCAGTTTAGAAGTTACTGACTTGAAGTAA